One genomic region from Accipiter gentilis chromosome Z, bAccGen1.1, whole genome shotgun sequence encodes:
- the ALDH1A1 gene encoding aldehyde dehydrogenase 1A1 codes for MKKQGSDSNPAPVLPALPEPLKDLKIKYTKIFINNEWHDSVSGKKFEVFNPANEEKICEVEEGDKADVDKAVKAARKAFELGSPWRTMDASERGRLLNKLADLVERDRLILATMEAIDGGKLFSTAYLMDLGACIKTLRYCAGWADKIHGRTVPMDGNFFTFTRHEPIGVCGQIIPWNFPLVMFIWKIAPALCCGNTVVVKPAEQTPLTALYMGSLIKEAGFPPGVVNIVPGFGPTAGAAISHHMDVDKVAFTGSTEVGKLIKEAAGKSNLKRVTLELGGKSPNIIFADADLDTAVEFAHIGLFYHQGQCCIAGSRIFVEEPVYDEFVRRSIERAKNYTLGNPLLPGVQQGPQIDKEQFQKILELIESGKKEGAKLECGGGPWGDKGYFIQPTVFSDVTDDMRIAKEEIFGPVQQIMKFKTIDEVIKRANNTTYGLAAAVFTKDIDKALTFAAALQAGTVWVNCYSAMSAQCPFGGFKMSGNGREMGEYGIHEYTEVKTVTIKIPQKNS; via the exons aTATTTATAAACAATGAGTGGCATGATTCGGTCAGTGGTAAAAAATTTGAAGTCTTTAACCCTGCAAATGAAGAGAAAATCTGTGAAGTTGAAGAAGGTGACAAG GCAGATGTAGACAAGGCTGTCAAAGCAGCTAGAAAAGCTTTTGAGCTTGGGTCGCCCTGGCGTACAATGGATGCTTCAGAGCGAGGAAGGCTCTTGAATAAACTAGCTGACTTAGTTGAGAGAGATCGGCTGATTTTAGCT ACAATGGAAGCCATTGATGGTGGGAAACTCTTTTCCACTGCTTACCTAATGGATTTAGGTGCCTGTATCAAAACGTTACGCTACTGTGCAGGCTGGGCTGATAAAATCCACGGGCGTACTGTTCCAATGG ATGGAAACTTTTTTACATTTACAAGACATGAGCCTATTGGCGTGTGTGGCCAAATTATTCCT TGGAACTTCCCATTGGTTATGTTCATCTGGAAGATCGCCCCTGCCCTTTGTTGTGGAAACACAGTGGTTGTCAAACCAGCAGAACAAACTCCACTGACTGCCCTTTACATGGGATCCTTAATTAAAGAG GCAGGTTTTCCACCTGGAGTTGTGAACATTGTGCCAGGCTTTGGACCCACCGCTGGAGCAGCAATTTCTCACCACATGGATGTAGATAAAGTAGCTTTCACAGGCTCTACAGAG GTTGGCAAACTGATTAaagaagcagcagggaagagcAATCTGAAGAGAGTTACATTGGAACTTGGAGGAAAAAGTCCTAACATTATATTTGCAGATGCAGACT TGGACACTGCTGTGGAATTTGCACATATTGGTCTGTTCTACCACCAGGGACAGTGTTGTATAGCAGGATCTAGGATTTTTGTGGAAGAGCCTGTTTATGATGAGTTTGTTCGCCGGAGCATTGAACGAGCAAAGAATTATACTCTTGGGAATCCTCTGTTGcctggtgtacagcaaggcccTCAA ATTGATAAGGAGCAATTTCAAAAAATCCTGGAGCTAATTGAGAGTGGGAAAAAAGAAGGAGCCAAACTGGAATGTGGAGGAGGTCCATGGGGAGACAAAGGTTACTTCATCCAGCCCACAGTTTTTTCTGATGTTACAGATGATATGCGCATCGCCAAAGAAGAG ATATTTGGACCTGTTCAACAAATCATGAAGTTTAAAACCATAGATGAAGTTATCAAGAGGGCAAATAATACTACCTATGGcttagcagcagcagtttttaCCAAAGACATTGATAAAGCACTGACGTTTGCAGCTGCTCTTCAGGCTGGAACAGTATG GGTTAATTGCTATAGTGCAATGTCTGCTCAGTGTCCTTTTGGAGGATTTAAGATGTCAGGAAATGGACGAGAAAT GGGAGAATATGGCATTCATGAATACACAGAAGTTAAGACTGTCACAATCAAAATCCCACAGAAGAACTCATAA